One bacterium DNA window includes the following coding sequences:
- the coaBC gene encoding bifunctional phosphopantothenoylcysteine decarboxylase/phosphopantothenate--cysteine ligase CoaBC: MTTHSARNKIVLGVTGSIAAYKAAELARRYVTRGFEVKAIFSEQAEKFIAPLTFQTITGHPVLSSWEQEEACGIGHIEYADWADLFVIAPATANVIAKYAAGIADSPLLASLLASRTRVLMAPAMNVNMLSNPATQTNLQILKERGVLFVEPGEGRLACGWRGRGRMSEPWNIFHHTLKAFGDGSYVGKRVLVVTGPTREPLDPVRFISNRSSGKMGVAIAREAFRRGAQVEVICGPVKAKLPTGIETSFVSSAEDMKRAVVQRAFPEAGEAPDVIIMAAAVSDVRPKRTSEMKLKKGELPSSLGLEPNTDILAELGRMREKNGSQVKLVGFAVETGEVEDLVASVQQKLSDKKVDMIVGNLAEESLELQTNRVWIVDKHGRETEVATSYKNRVAEKILHHVRKL; this comes from the coding sequence ATGACGACGCATTCAGCAAGGAATAAAATCGTATTAGGAGTCACTGGTTCCATCGCAGCCTATAAGGCTGCTGAACTTGCAAGACGGTATGTAACACGAGGGTTTGAAGTGAAGGCAATCTTCTCAGAGCAAGCGGAGAAATTTATAGCTCCCTTGACGTTTCAAACCATTACTGGGCATCCAGTGTTGAGTAGTTGGGAGCAAGAAGAGGCGTGCGGGATTGGTCATATCGAATACGCAGATTGGGCGGACCTGTTTGTCATCGCTCCCGCCACGGCAAACGTAATTGCGAAGTACGCAGCTGGGATTGCTGACAGTCCGTTACTCGCCAGTCTTTTGGCGAGCCGGACAAGGGTGTTAATGGCGCCCGCGATGAATGTAAATATGCTTAGTAATCCGGCAACACAAACCAACCTTCAAATTTTGAAAGAACGTGGGGTGCTATTCGTTGAGCCGGGAGAAGGTCGTTTGGCGTGTGGCTGGCGGGGCCGTGGACGGATGTCGGAACCATGGAATATCTTTCACCACACGTTGAAGGCATTCGGAGATGGATCGTATGTAGGGAAGCGAGTATTAGTTGTCACTGGGCCGACTCGCGAGCCGCTAGACCCAGTTCGATTTATCTCAAATCGTTCTTCTGGAAAGATGGGTGTTGCGATTGCGCGCGAAGCATTTCGGAGGGGAGCCCAGGTGGAAGTCATTTGTGGTCCCGTAAAAGCAAAATTGCCGACGGGAATTGAGACATCATTTGTGTCATCGGCTGAAGATATGAAGCGAGCTGTTGTTCAGAGAGCATTTCCAGAAGCTGGCGAAGCTCCAGATGTTATTATCATGGCAGCAGCAGTGTCGGACGTAAGACCAAAGCGCACATCTGAGATGAAGCTAAAGAAGGGGGAACTTCCATCTTCCCTTGGTCTTGAGCCCAATACTGATATTTTGGCGGAATTAGGCCGCATGCGTGAAAAAAATGGTTCCCAAGTAAAGTTAGTCGGGTTTGCGGTAGAAACTGGGGAAGTTGAAGATCTCGTAGCCTCTGTACAACAAAAGCTTTCCGATAAGAAAGTAGATATGATTGTAGGTAATCTTGCTGAAGAATCTCTTGAGCTTCAGACCAACCGAGTCTGGATTGTTGATAAGCATGGTCGAGAAACGGAAGTTGCTACCAGTTATAAGAATCGAGTTGCAGAGAAGATACTTCACCATGTCAGAAAACTCTAA
- a CDS encoding nodulation protein NfeD, with product MKCYSRWITVFFFGLIAIGQYLGGQLLGTETDRYVWALESNAAGANTSQSEGYVAVIDMDMMILPGTQSYLEHAISEAENGGAKLLVVKLNTPGGILQTTQRMIQAMFQSKVPIVVYISPTGGTATSAGVFLTMAAHVAVMAPGTSIGSAHPVSGDGKDIEGDMRKKVEEATTALVKSVTEQRGRNIEWVEKAVRESVSLTDREAVEQGVVDYVAADVRELIKKAAGREVVIEENTSRLEDYSDLPIRVIPIDFRDEVLNVLSNPNVAAILWLIATTGISIELYNPGLIFPGVFGVISLVLALAVSQIIPLSQGGLVLLVLGGLLITAEFFFASGILAAGGIISMMLGLLYLVDVTQAPGLVVSKSVVFPIGTVLGTYLFFVIRAAARSRKQEPLTGAEGLIGQIGEVRETASAHGKIFVNGELWNATTESGIIPAGESARIVGVMPGMKLKIKALTDE from the coding sequence ATGAAGTGCTACAGCAGGTGGATTACCGTTTTCTTTTTTGGGCTTATTGCGATTGGCCAATATCTCGGTGGACAACTCCTTGGAACGGAAACAGATCGCTATGTCTGGGCTCTTGAAAGTAATGCAGCTGGAGCCAACACATCTCAGTCAGAGGGATATGTGGCAGTTATCGACATGGATATGATGATTTTACCTGGCACACAGAGTTATCTCGAGCATGCCATTTCTGAAGCAGAAAACGGTGGAGCAAAGCTGCTTGTCGTCAAGTTGAATACTCCTGGAGGCATTCTTCAGACAACTCAAAGAATGATTCAAGCCATGTTTCAATCGAAGGTGCCAATAGTGGTTTATATCTCCCCAACTGGGGGAACCGCTACCTCAGCTGGAGTATTCCTCACTATGGCCGCGCATGTAGCGGTTATGGCCCCAGGGACAAGTATCGGTTCAGCACATCCCGTCAGTGGGGACGGTAAGGATATTGAAGGAGACATGCGAAAGAAGGTCGAAGAAGCCACCACAGCCCTTGTAAAGTCGGTGACGGAGCAGCGTGGTCGCAATATCGAGTGGGTAGAAAAGGCTGTCAGAGAGAGCGTTTCACTGACTGACCGCGAAGCAGTTGAGCAAGGAGTTGTGGATTATGTAGCGGCTGACGTACGTGAACTGATAAAAAAAGCGGCGGGAAGGGAGGTCGTAATTGAAGAGAACACCTCTCGTCTTGAAGATTACTCTGACCTCCCAATTCGGGTAATCCCTATCGATTTTCGAGATGAAGTGCTGAATGTTCTATCGAATCCAAACGTTGCTGCGATTCTTTGGTTGATAGCAACAACAGGAATTTCAATTGAGCTTTATAATCCTGGATTGATTTTTCCAGGTGTCTTCGGTGTGATTTCTTTAGTCCTCGCATTAGCTGTTTCTCAGATTATTCCTCTTAGTCAAGGCGGATTAGTATTACTTGTTTTGGGAGGGCTTTTAATCACAGCTGAATTTTTCTTCGCATCAGGGATTCTTGCGGCGGGGGGTATTATCTCGATGATGCTCGGGTTGCTCTATCTCGTTGATGTTACCCAGGCACCTGGCTTGGTAGTATCAAAATCAGTGGTCTTTCCCATTGGAACAGTGCTGGGGACGTACTTATTCTTCGTTATAAGAGCTGCTGCTCGCTCTCGCAAACAAGAGCCCCTTACGGGTGCTGAGGGACTGATCGGACAGATTGGTGAGGTTCGAGAAACTGCCTCCGCTCATGGTAAAATTTTTGTTAATGGTGAGTTATGGAATGCAACTACTGAGTCCGGGATTATCCCAGCTGGAGAATCCGCTCGAATAGTGGGGGTGATGCCGGGAATGAAGTTAAAAATCAAAGCGCTTACCGACGAATAA